CCGCACCGAGCTGGGGAAGATCAACCGCATCCGACTGGCCCGACTCGTCGAAGAGGACGCCTGACCCATGAGCACCAGCACCACCGCCTCCGTGTCCACGCACATCCTGGACACCTCGATCGGCCGTCCCGCGGCCGGCGTCGCCGTCCACCTCAGCGCCCGCTCCGGGCGCGCGGCGGACTGGCGGGCGCTCGGCGGCTCCGCGACCGATGCCGACGGCCGGTGCAAGGACCTGCCGGCCCTGCCGGAGGGGACCACTCACGTACGGCTCGACTTCGCCGTCGAGCCGTACTTCGAAGAGCAAGCCGCGAACCAGCAAGCCGATGCGCAGCAGGACGCCCCCGCGACTCGGGACAGCGGACCGGCCGTGTTCTTCCCGGAAGTGGCGATCACCTTCGCCGTCGTACCGGGCGAGCACTACCACGTACCGCTGCTGCTCAACCCGTTCGGCTACTCCGTTTACCGAGGGAGCTAGCTACATGACCGTCAATTCCCGCCCTGCCGGCCCTGTGATGCTGGGACAGAACCAGTACGGCAAGGCCGAGAACCGAGTCGTCAAGATCACGCGGGACGGCGCCACCCACCACATCAAGGACCTCAACGTCTCGGTGTCGCTGAGCGGCGACATGGAGGAGGTCCACTACTCCGGCTCCAACGCCAATGTGCTGCCGACCGACACCACCAAGAACACGGTGTTCGCGTTCGCCAAGGAGTACGGCATCGAGTCCGCCGAGCAGTTCGGCATCCACCTCGCCCGCCACTTCGTCACCTCGCAGGAGCCGATCCACCGCGCCCGGATCCGGATCGAGGAGTACGCCTGGGAGCGGATCGAGACCTCCGACGCCAACTCCAGGTTCATCGGCGCCGACGAGGTCAAGCACTCCTTCGTCCGCAAGGGCCAGGAGACCCGGCTGACGCAGATCACCTACGACGGCTCGACCTGGGAGGTCATCTCCGGCCTCAAGGACCTGACCGTCATGAACTCCACCAACTCGGAGTTCTGGGGCTACGTCAAGGACAAGTACACCACCCTCCAGGAGGCCCACGACCGCATCCTGGCCACCTCGGTCGCCGGCCGCTGGCGGTTCAACTGGATCGACGACGAGCAGAAGATGCCCAACTGGGAGAAGTCCTACGAGCAGGTCAAGAAGCACATGCTGCACGCCTTCGCCGAGACCTACTCCCTCTCCCTCCAGCAGACGATGTTCCAGATGGGCTCGCGCATCATCAACAACCGCAGCGAGATCGACGAGGTCCGCTTCTCGCTGCCCAACAAGCACCACTTCCTGGTCGACCTGCAGCCGTTCGGCCTGAAGAACGACAACGAGGTCTACTTCGCCGCCGACCGGCCCTACGGGCTGATCGAGGCGACCATCCTCCGGGACGGCTGCGAGCCGAGGATCCCGGTGGACCTCACCAACCTCTGATCCACCTCCTTTTCGGCACCCGCGGCCGGGGTACCACCCCACCGGGCTCCGGCCGCGGCACTCAAATCTCCCAGGGTCCTGCCGTGCCCTCCCCACAGAAGTCCGCTGAGCGAAAAGGACGAAACATGGCAGCAGCCCAGCGCACCGTCATCGAGAACTGTTCGATCGCGACCGTCGACGCCGACGACACCGAGTACGCCTCCGGGTACCTGGTCCTCGCCGGCAACCGCATCGAGGCGCTCGGCGCGGGCACGGCACCCGAGGGCCTGGAGAACGTCGTCCGCCGGATCGACGCCACCGGGCACCTCGCCACCCCCGGCCTGGTCAACACCCACCACCACTTCTACCAGTGGATCACCCGGGGCCTGGCCACCGACCACAACCTGTTCGACTGGCTCGTCGCGCTCTACCCCGTCTGGGCGCGCATCGACGAGCCGATGGCCTACGCGGCGGCCCAGGGCTCGCTAGCGATGATGGCCCGCGGCGGCGTCACCACCGCCATGGACCACCACTACGTCTACCCCAGGGGCGCCGGCGACCTGTCGGGCGCGATCATCCGCGCCGCCCGGGAGACGGGCGTCCGCTTCACCCTCGCCCGCGGCTCCATGGACCGCGGCGAGAAGGACGGCGGCCTGCCCCCGGACTTCGCCGTCGAGACCCTGGAGGACGCGCTCGCCGCGACCGAGGCCACCGTGCGCGAGCACCACGACGCGTCCCCCGACGCCATGACCCAGGTCGCCGTCGCACCCTGCTCCCCCTTCTCCGTCTCCACCGAACTCATGCGTGAGGCGGCCGAGTCGGCGCGCCGGCTCGGCGTACGGCTGCACACCCACGGCTCGGAGACCGTGGAGGAGGAGAAGTTCTGCCACGAGCTGTTCGGCATGGGCCCCACCGACTACTTCGAGTCCACCGGCTGGCTCGGCGAGGACGTGTGGATGGCGCACTGCGTCCACATGAACGACTCCGACATCGCCGCCTTCGCCCGCACGAAGACCGGTGTCGCCCACTGCCCCTCGTCCAACGCCCGGCTGGCCGCGGGCATCGCGCGGGTCCCCGACATGCTCGCCGCCGGCGTCCCGGTCGGCCTCGGCGTCGACGGCACCGCCTCCAACGAGTCCGGCGAGCTGCACACCGAGCTGCGCAACGCCCTGCTCATCAACCGGCTCGGCGCGCACAAGGAGGCCGCGCTGACCGCCCGGCAGGCCCTGCGGCTCGGCACCCACGGCGGCGCCCGGGTGCTCGGCCGCGCCGCCGAGACCGGCTCGCTGGAGGCCGGGAAGCTGGCCGACCTGGTGCTGTGGCGGATGGACACCCTCGCCCACTCCTCCATCGCCGACCCGGTGACCGCGCTGGTCTTCGGCGCGGCCGCCCCGGTCACCGCCTCCTTCGTGAACGGCCGGCAGATCGTCGAGGACGGACGGCTGCTGACGGTCGACGAGGACGCCATCGCCCACACCACCCGTGACCAGGCGCGCCGGCTGGCGCGGATCGCCGCCCAGCGCTGACCCCCCGACTCCGGCCGGGAGGGACGGCTCCCGGCCGGCAGCCGTGGACCCGAGCGGGGTCCATGGCGGCCGGCTCCGGGGCGCGCGTGGAAGCGCGCGCCCCGGAACGGTCTCCGTTCGCGACCCGCCTGGGTCCTACCGGTCCCGCACGACCGCGCACCACCTCCCTGAAACCCACGTCCACAGCCGACGTGTCTTAACCGACCGGAGGAGCCGCCGTGTCCGCCCCAACCGTCGACGTGCCAGCAGTCCACCCGGTGGACGAGAAACTCCCCGCCCTGAAGATGGCGACCAGCGGCCTCCAGCACGTGGCCGCCATGTACGCGGGGGTCGTCGCCCCGCCCCTGATCGTCGGCGCCGCCGCGGGCCTGTCCGGCACCGACCTCACCTTCCTCACCGGCGCCTGTCTGTTCACGGCCGGCCTCGCCACCTTCCTCCAGACCCTCGGCTTCTGGAAGATCGGCGCCCGGCTGCCCTTCGTCAACGGCGTCACCTTCGCCGGCGTCGCCCCCATGACGGCGATCATCGCCTCCGCCAAGGACAAGTCCGACGCCCTGCCGATGATCTTCGGGGCGGTCATGGTCGCCGGTGTCCTCGGCTTCCTCGCCGCCCCGGTGTTCTGCAAGGCCGTGCGCTTCTTCCCACCGGTCGTCACCGGCTCGGTCATCACCCTCATCGGTGTCTCGCTGCTGCCGGTCGCCTTCGGCTGGGCCCAGGGCCCCGACGCGTCGGCCCACGACTACGGCTCGGCGACGAACCTCACCCTGGCCGGCCTCACCCTGCTGATCGTCCTGCTGCTGCGCCGCTTCACCCGCGGCTTCGTCAAGCAGATCGCGGTGCTGCTGGGGCTGCTCACCGGCACCCTGATCGCGATCCCGTTCGGCGTCACCGACTTCTCCCCGGTCGCCAAGGCCGCCGTGGTCGGCTTCCCGACGCCCTTCCACTTCGGCGCCCCGCAGTTCCACATCGCCGCGATCCTGTCGATGTGCGTGGTGATGGTGGTCTCGATGACCGAGTCCACCGCCGACATGCTGGCCCTCGGCGAGATCGTCGAACGGCCCTCCGACGAGCGGACCATCGCGGCCGGGCTGCGCGCCGACACCCTGGGCTCCGCCCTCAGCCCCGTGTTCAACGGCTTCATGTGCAGCGCCTTCGCGCAGAACATCGGCCTGGTGGCCATGACCCGGATCCGCAGCCGCTTCGTGGTGGCGGCCGGCGGCGGCTTCCTGGTCCTGATGGGCCTGTGCCCGGCGGCCGCCTCGCTGATCGCCGTCGTGCCGCGCCCGGTCCTCGGCGGCGCCGGCGTCGTCCTCTTCGGCTCGGTCGCCGCGAGCGGCATCCAGACCCTGGTCCGGGCCGGCCTGGACAAGGACAACAACGTGCTGATCGTCGCCGTCTCCCTCGCCGTCGGCATCATCCCGATCACGACGCCCGGTTTCTACCACGCCTTCCCGGACACCGTGCGGATCGTCCTCGACTCGGGCATCTCCACGGGCTGCGTCGCGGCCGTCGTGCTCAACCTGGTCTTCAACCACCTGGGCCGGGGACGGGACGCGCAGGACGTCACGCATCCGATGGAGGCGGGGGAGGAGCTGGCGTCGGCGCACTGAGGGGGTGTCACCGGCACGGGGTGCGGCGGGGCGCCGTGCCCCGTGCCGCGTGCCCCCCCGCTCACA
This Streptomyces misionensis DNA region includes the following protein-coding sequences:
- the uraH gene encoding hydroxyisourate hydrolase, with protein sequence MSTSTTASVSTHILDTSIGRPAAGVAVHLSARSGRAADWRALGGSATDADGRCKDLPALPEGTTHVRLDFAVEPYFEEQAANQQADAQQDAPATRDSGPAVFFPEVAITFAVVPGEHYHVPLLLNPFGYSVYRGS
- the pucL gene encoding factor-independent urate hydroxylase → MTVNSRPAGPVMLGQNQYGKAENRVVKITRDGATHHIKDLNVSVSLSGDMEEVHYSGSNANVLPTDTTKNTVFAFAKEYGIESAEQFGIHLARHFVTSQEPIHRARIRIEEYAWERIETSDANSRFIGADEVKHSFVRKGQETRLTQITYDGSTWEVISGLKDLTVMNSTNSEFWGYVKDKYTTLQEAHDRILATSVAGRWRFNWIDDEQKMPNWEKSYEQVKKHMLHAFAETYSLSLQQTMFQMGSRIINNRSEIDEVRFSLPNKHHFLVDLQPFGLKNDNEVYFAADRPYGLIEATILRDGCEPRIPVDLTNL
- a CDS encoding 8-oxoguanine deaminase; amino-acid sequence: MAAAQRTVIENCSIATVDADDTEYASGYLVLAGNRIEALGAGTAPEGLENVVRRIDATGHLATPGLVNTHHHFYQWITRGLATDHNLFDWLVALYPVWARIDEPMAYAAAQGSLAMMARGGVTTAMDHHYVYPRGAGDLSGAIIRAARETGVRFTLARGSMDRGEKDGGLPPDFAVETLEDALAATEATVREHHDASPDAMTQVAVAPCSPFSVSTELMREAAESARRLGVRLHTHGSETVEEEKFCHELFGMGPTDYFESTGWLGEDVWMAHCVHMNDSDIAAFARTKTGVAHCPSSNARLAAGIARVPDMLAAGVPVGLGVDGTASNESGELHTELRNALLINRLGAHKEAALTARQALRLGTHGGARVLGRAAETGSLEAGKLADLVLWRMDTLAHSSIADPVTALVFGAAAPVTASFVNGRQIVEDGRLLTVDEDAIAHTTRDQARRLARIAAQR
- a CDS encoding nucleobase:cation symporter-2 family protein; this translates as MATSGLQHVAAMYAGVVAPPLIVGAAAGLSGTDLTFLTGACLFTAGLATFLQTLGFWKIGARLPFVNGVTFAGVAPMTAIIASAKDKSDALPMIFGAVMVAGVLGFLAAPVFCKAVRFFPPVVTGSVITLIGVSLLPVAFGWAQGPDASAHDYGSATNLTLAGLTLLIVLLLRRFTRGFVKQIAVLLGLLTGTLIAIPFGVTDFSPVAKAAVVGFPTPFHFGAPQFHIAAILSMCVVMVVSMTESTADMLALGEIVERPSDERTIAAGLRADTLGSALSPVFNGFMCSAFAQNIGLVAMTRIRSRFVVAAGGGFLVLMGLCPAAASLIAVVPRPVLGGAGVVLFGSVAASGIQTLVRAGLDKDNNVLIVAVSLAVGIIPITTPGFYHAFPDTVRIVLDSGISTGCVAAVVLNLVFNHLGRGRDAQDVTHPMEAGEELASAH